The following proteins are co-located in the Paenibacillus sp. JNUCC32 genome:
- the queC gene encoding 7-cyano-7-deazaguanine synthase QueC: MLKNEKAVVVFSGGQDSTTCLFWAKERFAEVETVTFDYGQRHKLEIECAAQIAKEQGVKQTVLDMSLLNQLAPNALTRSDIEIAEGDGLPTTFVDGRNLLFLSFAAVLAKGVGAKHLITGVCETDFSGYPDCRDSFIKSLNVTLNLAMDYPFVIHTPLMWLDKSETWELADQMNALEYIRDHTLTCYNGIKGDGCGECPACKLRKAGLDKYMQRRSSISERGRLV, encoded by the coding sequence ATGCTTAAAAATGAAAAAGCAGTCGTTGTTTTCAGCGGGGGGCAAGACAGCACCACCTGCCTGTTCTGGGCGAAGGAACGCTTCGCCGAAGTGGAAACCGTAACATTCGATTATGGCCAACGCCATAAGCTTGAAATAGAATGCGCGGCACAGATTGCCAAGGAGCAAGGCGTGAAGCAGACGGTGCTTGATATGAGCCTGCTTAATCAGCTGGCACCGAATGCATTAACGCGCAGCGATATCGAGATCGCCGAAGGCGACGGCTTGCCTACGACGTTTGTGGATGGCCGAAACCTGCTGTTCCTCAGCTTTGCCGCCGTGCTGGCCAAGGGAGTCGGAGCGAAACATCTGATCACGGGCGTATGCGAGACGGATTTCAGCGGTTATCCCGACTGTCGGGACAGCTTCATCAAATCGCTCAACGTTACGCTGAACCTGGCCATGGATTACCCGTTCGTCATTCATACCCCGCTCATGTGGCTCGACAAATCCGAAACCTGGGAGCTTGCCGACCAGATGAATGCGCTCGAATATATTCGCGATCATACGTTAACCTGTTATAACGGCATCAAGGGAGACGGCTGCGGGGAATGTCCTGCATGCAAGCTGAGAAAAGCAGGGCTCGACAAGTATATGCAGCGCCGCAGCAGCATCTCCGAGAGGGGGCGCCTGGTATGA
- a CDS encoding glycosyltransferase family 4 protein: MGLRKVAVVTPGSFVIPSGRSSSVERVVEQTIPLAQGAMDVRIFGVLGKGLPSKDTINGVPCYRLPSGTNYYPSLLRRLQKWRPDIIEVHNRPLLAQRLKMHLPDVKIVLNLHSNTFISPPYMSEQRFGAIARWMDGIVVNSRFLLEDITSKHAGLLEKITINHLGVSLDHFTPAFSPAAKALREAKLAHYGWSGRRIILFAGRLIPDKGVHHLIAALPHIIDKHPDVLLLIIGSAAYGSDRETAYVRELKRTAGPYTQWVFFRPFIPYPAIADWYSLADIVVVPSAPREAFGLVNVEAMAAGVPVIAANAGGIPEIVENGVTGYLVQRDDFPGGLAERINGLLQDENLRTRIGMAGRETVRQRFRWDHTAERWASLMQTI, from the coding sequence ATGGGTTTGCGGAAGGTGGCGGTCGTGACGCCGGGATCGTTTGTCATTCCATCGGGGAGGAGCAGCTCCGTCGAGCGGGTAGTAGAGCAGACCATTCCATTAGCGCAGGGTGCCATGGATGTGCGCATATTCGGAGTACTGGGAAAAGGGCTCCCTTCAAAAGACACGATCAACGGCGTTCCGTGCTACCGCCTGCCATCTGGAACGAATTATTATCCTTCCTTGCTGCGGAGGCTTCAGAAGTGGAGACCGGATATTATCGAAGTTCACAATCGGCCGCTGCTGGCGCAGCGCCTCAAAATGCATCTGCCGGATGTGAAAATCGTATTGAATCTTCACTCCAATACATTTATTTCGCCTCCGTATATGAGCGAGCAGCGTTTTGGGGCCATTGCTCGCTGGATGGACGGCATTGTGGTGAACAGCCGTTTCCTGCTGGAGGATATCACTTCAAAACATGCTGGGCTTCTGGAAAAGATCACGATTAATCATCTTGGTGTGAGTCTTGATCATTTTACTCCTGCTTTCAGTCCTGCTGCCAAGGCACTAAGAGAGGCAAAGCTTGCTCATTACGGCTGGAGCGGACGGCGAATCATTCTGTTTGCGGGACGGCTCATCCCTGACAAAGGGGTTCACCATCTGATTGCCGCATTGCCTCATATCATTGACAAGCATCCGGATGTTCTTTTGCTTATCATCGGGAGTGCAGCCTACGGATCCGATCGGGAAACCGCATATGTACGGGAACTGAAAAGAACGGCCGGTCCTTATACCCAATGGGTATTTTTCCGCCCCTTTATCCCTTATCCGGCAATTGCAGACTGGTACTCGCTTGCCGATATTGTGGTTGTTCCCTCAGCGCCGAGGGAAGCCTTTGGGCTCGTGAACGTGGAAGCCATGGCTGCAGGAGTTCCCGTCATCGCTGCGAATGCAGGCGGTATCCCGGAGATCGTGGAGAACGGCGTGACGGGCTACCTGGTTCAAAGGGATGATTTTCCTGGCGGGCTTGCCGAACGGATTAACGGATTGCTTCAGGACGAGAATCTGCGTACCCGAATCGGGATGGCTGGCCGTGAAACGGTGCGTCAGCGTTTCAGATGGGATCATACGGCAGAACGATGGGCTAGCCTGATGCAAACCATCTAA
- a CDS encoding WIAG-tail domain, translating into MNKARRITRIRRGRPFRRYDGYNKKIAIRGTSGKWSDLENDVMDHALADDVISASHLQHRSVRSEAIEDYAVHSIHLSSESIISSKLALESVQPSHLSFNPVQGIPDMPLLQQFGYFPFIFSDEQETIEITIPLQTSYQDEHYVVVASCSDPVFQAGIRKRQHAEVAIGITRPAGIVISEGWLYWISIGRMAT; encoded by the coding sequence GTGAACAAAGCCAGAAGGATCACCAGGATAAGAAGGGGAAGGCCCTTTCGGCGGTACGATGGCTATAATAAGAAGATAGCCATCAGAGGAACTTCCGGCAAGTGGTCAGATTTAGAGAATGATGTGATGGATCACGCGTTGGCTGATGATGTAATCAGTGCTTCCCATCTGCAGCATCGCAGCGTAAGAAGTGAAGCGATTGAGGATTATGCCGTACACAGTATTCATCTGTCATCCGAATCCATTATTTCTTCCAAACTAGCGCTTGAATCGGTTCAACCGAGTCATCTTTCCTTTAATCCGGTTCAAGGGATTCCTGATATGCCTTTACTTCAGCAGTTTGGATATTTCCCCTTCATCTTTTCTGATGAACAAGAAACGATCGAAATTACAATACCGCTTCAGACCTCCTATCAAGATGAACATTATGTAGTGGTGGCATCGTGCAGCGATCCGGTGTTTCAAGCTGGCATTCGAAAACGGCAGCATGCGGAGGTGGCCATCGGAATTACGCGGCCGGCAGGCATCGTGATCTCAGAAGGCTGGCTGTACTGGATCTCAATAGGCCGGATGGCAACATAA
- a CDS encoding helix-turn-helix transcriptional regulator, translating to MTDRLIRLMRIITLVQARPGILARELAERCGTSERTIYRDMDALSAMHIPITHQGRGRGYTFIGHFAMYPLGLTEEEVQALFKLLNVMDKIKPILPDEFESAYEKVLAAVYKQSAEKAEIQAGDREESSTGL from the coding sequence ATGACAGACCGACTGATCCGACTAATGAGAATCATTACCCTTGTACAAGCAAGACCAGGAATACTTGCTCGGGAGCTTGCCGAACGCTGTGGAACCAGTGAAAGAACCATTTATCGGGATATGGATGCCCTCAGTGCCATGCATATCCCCATCACTCACCAAGGCCGCGGCCGCGGCTATACCTTCATTGGACATTTTGCAATGTACCCCCTTGGTTTAACGGAAGAGGAGGTACAGGCATTATTTAAACTGCTGAATGTAATGGACAAAATCAAGCCGATCCTGCCGGATGAATTTGAAAGCGCTTATGAAAAGGTGTTGGCTGCTGTATATAAGCAAAGCGCGGAGAAGGCTGAGATTCAAGCCGGGGACCGGGAAGAATCCTCAACCGGTTTATAA
- a CDS encoding AIM24 family protein yields the protein MIIRMEDAAGSGAGQAVTFSLTEGDTAHVLHPEQIVAYRGPSSGRSDRLMNVKGIYRKKKLIRADITGPSQFTAALPPGFNMHEIQLEGEQDMLYDFRHVFFYTRFVTMQTRILKIKNMLVTRDAIKMKFSGNGSIGILTQGPVCKVKLHPTEPLYVDAGSIIAYPEAAKLDLTVYGNHLASQHMNYHWKLTGDGYVLFQAGRQNQRLVNDLNDEGIIKRFLREAIPFGGVFIK from the coding sequence ATGATTATCCGAATGGAAGATGCGGCCGGCAGCGGAGCAGGTCAAGCGGTTACGTTCTCCTTGACGGAGGGGGACACGGCGCATGTCCTTCATCCCGAGCAGATCGTTGCCTATCGGGGACCCTCCTCCGGGCGCAGCGATCGACTTATGAACGTGAAGGGCATCTACCGCAAAAAAAAGCTGATCCGTGCCGACATTACGGGACCCAGCCAGTTTACGGCTGCGCTTCCCCCGGGCTTCAACATGCATGAAATTCAGCTGGAAGGCGAACAGGACATGCTCTATGATTTTCGTCATGTTTTCTTTTACACCCGGTTTGTTACGATGCAGACAAGAATACTGAAAATCAAAAACATGCTGGTCACGCGAGATGCCATTAAGATGAAGTTTTCCGGGAATGGCAGCATCGGCATTCTGACCCAAGGCCCGGTATGCAAAGTCAAGCTGCATCCTACCGAGCCGCTGTATGTGGACGCCGGAAGCATCATCGCCTACCCCGAAGCCGCTAAGCTGGATCTGACCGTATACGGCAATCATCTGGCCAGCCAGCACATGAACTATCACTGGAAGCTGACCGGCGACGGTTATGTTCTGTTTCAAGCGGGACGCCAGAATCAGCGGCTCGTGAACGATTTAAACGACGAAGGCATCATCAAGCGATTCCTGCGGGAAGCAATTCCCTTCGGCGGAGTGTTTATCAAATAA
- the queD gene encoding 6-carboxytetrahydropterin synthase QueD, translating into MSREPGAFRIVEHLQKLGEDIDAGSLRYHRKRVLVSKEFTFDAAHHLHCYEGKCKNLHGHTYKVVFGISGTPNEVGITVDFGDIKDCWKTSIEPYLDHRYLNETLPPMNTTAENMVVWLFEKMEEALRSRESYEEQGMRTEFVRLFETPTSYAEVRREWMIHE; encoded by the coding sequence ATGAGCCGCGAGCCCGGGGCTTTCCGCATTGTAGAGCATCTGCAGAAACTTGGCGAAGACATCGATGCCGGAAGCCTGCGTTACCATCGGAAGCGGGTGCTTGTTTCCAAAGAGTTTACCTTCGATGCTGCGCACCACCTGCATTGCTATGAGGGAAAATGCAAAAACCTGCATGGCCACACGTATAAAGTGGTTTTTGGTATCAGCGGAACTCCAAACGAGGTCGGCATTACCGTGGATTTTGGAGACATCAAGGATTGCTGGAAAACGAGTATCGAACCTTACCTGGATCACCGTTACCTGAACGAGACCTTGCCGCCGATGAATACGACAGCAGAGAACATGGTGGTCTGGTTGTTTGAGAAAATGGAGGAGGCCCTCCGCAGCAGAGAATCCTACGAGGAACAAGGCATGCGAACGGAATTCGTTCGCCTGTTCGAGACGCCGACCAGCTATGCCGAGGTCAGACGGGAGTGGATGATCCATGAATAA
- the queE gene encoding 7-carboxy-7-deazaguanine synthase QueE: MNNVHETPVTDSNGGSSPAMTVDRPIPVMEIFGPTVQGEGMVVGRKTMFVRTAGCDYRCSWCDSAFTWDGSAKDSISLLSADEIWQELYRLGGERFDHVTLSGGNPALLSQLGALVDELHRHGITVAVETQGSRWQDWLNHIDEVTISPKPPSSGMDTDWGKLDDIVSRLSARPPGRTFSLKVVVFDDKDLTYAETVHERYPNVPFYLQTGNPDVGTGDTTSLVSHLLDRYESLVDAVMQSDRLNDVRVLPQLHTLVWGNKRGV, encoded by the coding sequence ATGAATAATGTGCATGAAACGCCTGTTACGGATTCAAACGGGGGCTCCTCCCCTGCCATGACGGTGGACCGTCCGATTCCCGTGATGGAAATTTTCGGTCCTACCGTTCAAGGCGAAGGCATGGTCGTTGGCCGCAAGACGATGTTCGTTCGGACGGCGGGCTGCGACTATCGCTGTTCCTGGTGCGACTCCGCATTCACATGGGACGGTTCCGCTAAGGACTCCATCTCGCTGTTGAGCGCCGATGAGATCTGGCAAGAGCTGTACCGTCTGGGCGGAGAACGCTTCGATCACGTCACCCTGTCCGGCGGCAATCCCGCTCTTCTTTCCCAGCTTGGAGCGCTTGTGGATGAGCTGCATCGGCACGGAATTACCGTTGCCGTGGAGACCCAGGGCTCACGCTGGCAGGACTGGCTGAATCATATCGATGAAGTCACCATCTCCCCTAAGCCGCCAAGCTCGGGCATGGATACGGACTGGGGCAAGCTCGACGATATCGTCTCGCGTTTATCCGCCCGTCCGCCCGGCAGAACCTTCAGCTTGAAGGTTGTGGTCTTTGACGATAAGGACTTGACCTACGCGGAAACGGTACATGAACGATACCCGAACGTGCCATTTTACTTGCAGACCGGCAATCCCGATGTAGGCACAGGCGATACGACTTCGCTTGTCTCCCATCTGCTGGATCGGTACGAGTCGCTTGTTGATGCGGTCATGCAATCCGACCGGTTAAACGATGTGCGCGTCTTGCCGCAATTGCATACGCTCGTCTGGGGGAATAAACGCGGCGTATAG
- a CDS encoding DUF5704 domain-containing protein: MYYSQSFNNDDYNKYWANPGAKQVWYFSKFFVDFDSYTYMYKDKLLRATFADGTSSLEITGPTCVPPAGTFQLTAKLTKVDGSTYNLQRHDKLTWRSSDNSIMSVNASGVVTAVATTGQATITAHFKDTAQALDETDDAMIQVGTGSSCGNNGGGGGGGDGGSGGPPNTCGIQIGAARKGTVTSHTVMDPVATGVIKADNRDSEKFDVLDGIPTSESLYVNVFGLNYLYKNQWANMTGEITYTVPVKKTYLLTWTIPGTPSSGPDDPGTPDEPMEEEVPVEEQVTITRPYSYWQIDNLEVYKLSKTTVSNYALPSGSVSLTPAGYTPPVLTSDHSASLDDHVEPASCEEVDLGTETVSGGSSRPAVPTTDFTSAAESAVGQNQVRNDKVLFNGSTVMSDSWAQGAAPSPGIIPPAATIQRDVLYGRNYLISSTLLNKANTASTGTIDYELIPGNINGGSPQSFPVNAINTVTVHTPVVNYSSVTDDQAHNQKTTPNPNRSAFILDRPFTVRIPTSGQHRNIQGYGNRDYAKYVRSKQVYFPFDVYSSDKRIFYPKDTWITIPTAQLDTEFFLPVWVDEGDYQVYFRTIAENAPPDYTTQPDANTNLSHHVATDIEPVEVIGRVYDFHITDIADYNWETVFRKQKGNASPSGASYWTGLRGIDGEARGNALPYTLPIAPGKHPAQGYKNAAVKTGYHFKFDLKTKGNMFGAQDGISVTPSFYFVDKDGSGRQPVDLYYHSGNRKFIRIGSPQDTEKRYVILNERLRNVPQEELQDTASYLYNHGGAPAGMSPAAYAKQYMEKISKSKTWVGRLDWMLLPSGIRTLIGPKSGLPTSVDGERANAAVQRWYGEYSLPSDVYVVKKGTDLAAYGRSNRLDEKSSVFLKKGYIVVNFNIETIREGNTAKPHLQYIHAPLMNQWQLEGYSRTYTDPYGKRFTLLDGDVVFYHADQSSKGDFKSQVPH, translated from the coding sequence ATGTACTATAGTCAATCCTTCAATAATGATGACTATAATAAATATTGGGCTAATCCAGGAGCCAAGCAGGTCTGGTACTTCTCCAAATTCTTTGTAGACTTTGATTCCTACACTTATATGTACAAAGACAAACTCCTCCGAGCCACCTTTGCAGATGGAACATCAAGCCTGGAAATTACCGGCCCCACCTGTGTTCCACCGGCCGGTACCTTTCAACTTACAGCGAAATTAACGAAGGTAGACGGAAGTACATATAATCTGCAAAGACACGATAAGTTGACTTGGCGAAGCTCGGATAACAGCATCATGTCCGTGAACGCTTCCGGTGTGGTTACAGCCGTGGCAACGACGGGGCAAGCGACGATTACGGCTCATTTTAAGGACACGGCCCAAGCCTTGGACGAAACCGACGATGCCATGATACAGGTCGGGACAGGGTCATCGTGCGGAAATAACGGAGGAGGCGGCGGCGGTGGAGATGGAGGCTCAGGCGGCCCGCCCAACACATGCGGGATCCAAATCGGTGCTGCGAGAAAGGGAACTGTTACTTCGCACACGGTAATGGACCCCGTGGCAACGGGCGTCATTAAGGCGGATAACCGGGATTCAGAAAAGTTTGATGTTCTTGACGGGATACCGACTTCGGAATCCCTGTACGTCAATGTGTTTGGCCTCAATTATCTGTACAAGAACCAATGGGCGAACATGACGGGGGAGATCACCTACACCGTTCCCGTCAAAAAAACATACCTTCTCACCTGGACGATCCCGGGAACGCCAAGCTCAGGACCGGATGATCCCGGCACGCCCGATGAACCTATGGAAGAAGAGGTTCCGGTAGAAGAACAGGTGACGATAACGAGGCCGTACTCCTACTGGCAAATCGATAACCTGGAGGTTTATAAGCTGTCCAAAACGACTGTCAGCAACTATGCTTTGCCAAGCGGTTCGGTGAGCCTCACTCCGGCCGGTTACACACCTCCCGTTCTTACGTCCGATCACAGCGCGAGTCTTGACGATCATGTGGAGCCTGCTTCATGCGAAGAAGTGGATTTAGGGACGGAAACCGTTTCAGGCGGTTCAAGCAGGCCGGCGGTGCCGACAACGGATTTTACGTCCGCAGCCGAGTCGGCCGTGGGCCAAAACCAGGTAAGAAACGACAAAGTCCTGTTTAACGGATCTACCGTCATGAGTGACAGCTGGGCACAGGGAGCGGCGCCATCACCAGGGATTATCCCTCCGGCAGCGACGATTCAAAGAGACGTATTGTACGGCAGAAACTATCTTATCAGCAGTACGCTGTTGAATAAAGCGAACACGGCGAGCACCGGTACGATTGATTACGAGCTCATCCCGGGCAACATTAATGGCGGGTCCCCTCAATCGTTCCCGGTCAACGCCATAAACACCGTCACGGTCCACACCCCGGTCGTCAACTATTCCTCCGTAACGGATGATCAGGCCCACAACCAGAAGACGACCCCCAATCCGAATCGGTCCGCCTTCATCTTGGATCGGCCGTTTACGGTACGCATCCCTACCTCAGGCCAGCATCGGAACATTCAGGGATACGGAAACCGGGACTATGCGAAGTATGTAAGATCGAAGCAGGTTTATTTTCCGTTCGATGTGTACAGCAGCGACAAGCGCATCTTCTATCCCAAAGACACTTGGATCACGATCCCGACGGCACAGCTGGACACGGAGTTTTTTCTGCCGGTGTGGGTAGATGAGGGCGATTACCAGGTGTACTTCCGTACGATTGCGGAGAACGCGCCGCCCGACTATACGACGCAGCCCGATGCCAACACGAATTTATCCCACCATGTGGCTACGGATATAGAACCTGTGGAAGTGATCGGGCGCGTGTATGATTTTCATATCACGGATATTGCCGATTATAACTGGGAGACGGTCTTCCGCAAACAAAAAGGGAATGCGTCACCAAGCGGGGCGTCCTATTGGACAGGACTCCGCGGCATTGACGGCGAGGCCCGGGGGAACGCGCTGCCTTATACGCTTCCCATCGCTCCGGGCAAGCATCCGGCACAGGGGTATAAGAATGCGGCCGTGAAGACAGGATACCACTTCAAATTCGATTTGAAGACGAAGGGCAATATGTTCGGGGCGCAGGACGGCATTTCGGTTACGCCGAGCTTTTATTTCGTGGATAAAGACGGCAGCGGACGTCAGCCTGTCGATCTGTATTACCACAGTGGAAACCGGAAGTTCATTCGAATCGGTTCCCCGCAGGATACGGAGAAGCGTTACGTCATTCTGAATGAAAGGCTGCGCAATGTACCCCAAGAGGAACTGCAGGATACCGCTTCGTATCTATACAACCACGGTGGGGCACCGGCGGGAATGTCCCCGGCGGCCTACGCGAAGCAGTATATGGAGAAGATCAGCAAGAGCAAGACCTGGGTAGGTCGGCTCGACTGGATGCTGCTGCCTTCCGGCATTCGAACATTGATTGGGCCAAAGTCGGGGCTGCCAACCTCCGTTGACGGAGAGCGGGCCAACGCCGCTGTTCAGCGCTGGTACGGTGAATACAGCCTTCCCTCCGACGTCTACGTGGTGAAGAAAGGAACGGATCTGGCGGCTTATGGGCGGAGTAACCGATTGGACGAGAAGTCCTCTGTATTTCTGAAGAAGGGGTATATCGTGGTCAATTTCAACATCGAGACGATCCGGGAGGGCAATACGGCCAAGCCCCATCTGCAATACATTCATGCACCGCTCATGAATCAGTGGCAGCTTGAAGGGTACAGCCGAACCTATACCGATCCGTATGGCAAAAGATTTACCCTGCTGGATGGGGATGTCGTATTTTACCATGCGGATCAATCCAGTAAAGGGGATTTCAAATCCCAGGTTCCCCATTAA
- a CDS encoding YheC/YheD family protein translates to MHLEYVGILLNNNTYRRISSGRIGTESLANYEEAAAMNGLVPCFFTIHHISLETGKVTGFVPAPAGYSQVHIPIPRVIHMRAIYHKKQEQALIDQLIKRGVFVYNGRTRYGKNVIHHMLEQDQGILPSLPHTVEATPASIRSMLSQHGDLVLKPCNGSIGVGIMRLKGNSLRSQFTYSRSSPSAKGWRTVTLPPGKLHPLIYQRIRQAPFVVQQRIPLAEYDDRPFDIRVTVQRGGSGRWEVAGMFAKTSAPRTFVSNIAQGGSAYRVPDILARCMPDLPVGLTIERIAEFSLHVAKTLSLYIPYAADFGMDVGITENGKIYFIECNGCDQRYGFREAGMEEVWKYSYYNPMAFARYLYDNGVWPHY, encoded by the coding sequence ATGCATCTGGAATATGTCGGCATTCTGCTCAACAACAATACGTATCGCAGAATTTCCAGCGGGAGAATCGGCACTGAATCACTGGCCAACTACGAAGAAGCTGCTGCCATGAATGGGTTGGTTCCTTGTTTTTTTACAATCCATCATATTTCACTAGAGACTGGAAAGGTGACTGGTTTTGTTCCGGCTCCAGCTGGATATTCGCAAGTGCATATTCCCATCCCACGCGTTATTCATATGCGGGCTATTTATCATAAAAAACAGGAGCAGGCGCTGATTGATCAACTGATCAAGCGCGGGGTATTCGTTTATAACGGGCGTACGCGTTACGGTAAAAACGTTATACATCATATGCTGGAACAGGACCAGGGGATATTACCATCCCTGCCTCATACGGTAGAAGCTACCCCTGCCTCGATTCGCTCCATGCTGAGCCAGCACGGGGATCTCGTTCTAAAACCATGCAATGGAAGCATCGGGGTTGGTATCATGCGCTTAAAAGGTAACTCTTTACGCAGTCAATTCACTTACTCCCGCTCATCCCCATCGGCTAAAGGTTGGAGAACGGTTACCTTGCCGCCCGGAAAGCTCCATCCTCTGATCTATCAGCGGATTAGGCAAGCTCCATTCGTTGTACAGCAGCGCATACCGCTTGCCGAATATGATGACCGCCCCTTTGATATCCGAGTTACCGTTCAGCGCGGGGGAAGCGGACGCTGGGAAGTCGCCGGCATGTTCGCCAAAACATCGGCTCCACGAACGTTTGTCTCCAACATTGCTCAAGGCGGCTCAGCCTATCGGGTCCCGGACATACTCGCCCGCTGCATGCCTGACTTGCCTGTAGGACTTACCATCGAACGAATTGCTGAGTTTTCCCTCCATGTCGCCAAGACGCTGTCCTTGTATATTCCGTACGCAGCTGATTTTGGAATGGATGTCGGCATTACCGAGAATGGAAAGATCTATTTCATTGAATGCAATGGCTGCGATCAACGTTATGGATTTCGGGAAGCCGGAATGGAGGAAGTTTGGAAATACTCATACTACAATCCGATGGCTTTTGCCCGGTATCTTTATGATAACGGGGTCTGGCCGCATTATTGA
- a CDS encoding S-layer homology domain-containing protein, translating to MKKKILMSVLTVLTVIVGSLNSAVAEAAQDNTIGKALESRETPVVQFTDIQGHWAQAAIQDAVQRGYVDGYPDKRFLPNQQVSRAEFIKMAVSALELEAASTSSGSWYAPYVTAAESAGIYKVGDYADGNLTQRMTREEMSKLAVKALGYKNVEDKQWMYLASKDGIISGTAPGVISPTGATTRAQAIAVIERLLQVKGGKELPVDKYAVAAAEVYWHKTNIFSVAPEIFNGPDNHNKNFGIDSWKTSKLRFGAPDGSVVAQVDELIAIDWNDPKDPNRKLLPSKDKLVWKFGGKSNALTDDLEVYIILLKSHLAVNKKPQSYPIDRLNLIILGFNGQPNSAMLNMPYPLESRDPRKQIYGIAIPKDGFSTEGTVDILVETISRGSKVYQSTLSRSKLIR from the coding sequence ATGAAAAAGAAGATTTTGATGAGTGTATTAACGGTGCTAACCGTGATCGTCGGAAGCTTGAATTCGGCCGTGGCGGAGGCGGCCCAAGACAATACGATCGGCAAAGCGTTGGAGTCTCGTGAGACCCCGGTTGTCCAGTTTACGGATATTCAGGGCCACTGGGCCCAGGCAGCTATTCAAGATGCGGTACAACGAGGTTATGTGGATGGGTACCCGGATAAAAGATTCCTGCCTAACCAACAGGTATCCCGAGCGGAATTCATCAAAATGGCGGTGTCGGCCCTGGAGCTTGAGGCAGCTTCTACAAGTTCAGGTTCCTGGTATGCTCCTTACGTGACGGCGGCAGAATCGGCAGGGATCTATAAAGTCGGCGATTATGCCGACGGTAACCTGACTCAACGGATGACGCGTGAAGAAATGTCCAAACTGGCGGTAAAAGCACTGGGGTACAAAAATGTAGAGGATAAGCAGTGGATGTATCTTGCATCCAAGGATGGCATCATATCCGGGACCGCCCCGGGCGTAATATCACCAACAGGCGCTACCACAAGAGCTCAAGCGATTGCGGTCATTGAGCGACTGCTTCAGGTAAAAGGCGGCAAGGAGCTTCCCGTGGATAAATATGCAGTAGCTGCTGCTGAGGTGTATTGGCACAAGACGAATATTTTCTCGGTGGCACCGGAGATTTTTAATGGGCCGGATAATCATAACAAAAATTTTGGAATTGATTCATGGAAAACATCCAAATTGCGTTTCGGAGCGCCGGATGGATCCGTAGTAGCCCAAGTTGATGAACTTATTGCAATAGATTGGAATGATCCGAAAGATCCAAACCGCAAATTACTTCCAAGTAAAGATAAACTGGTATGGAAATTTGGAGGAAAATCAAATGCTCTTACTGATGATTTAGAGGTTTACATCATTCTTTTAAAATCTCATTTAGCTGTCAATAAGAAACCACAGTCATATCCAATAGATCGGCTTAACTTAATAATATTAGGCTTTAATGGTCAGCCCAACTCAGCGATGTTAAATATGCCTTATCCTTTAGAATCAAGAGATCCTAGGAAGCAGATTTATGGCATAGCTATTCCGAAAGATGGATTTAGTACGGAAGGTACAGTTGATATCTTGGTAGAGACTATTTCGAGGGGTTCAAAAGTTTATCAAAGTACTCTTTCAAGGTCAAAACTTATCCGTTAA
- a CDS encoding cell division protein ZapB gives MFKPSKSRLIQLSLILLVAGIALPAGGRTASANYFNNMYDNIQQFTGLPDEINQLKSNYNQTLQELDKAKIASERLQQQNLTLAEQNSNLAEQNQQLTQMVSQLQEAEAARKRGAERLKTVAITAVALAAGYFVIIRVLRFGMRRTNRSR, from the coding sequence ATGTTTAAGCCGTCAAAATCCAGGCTCATCCAACTTTCTCTTATTCTGCTGGTGGCAGGAATCGCGCTGCCGGCCGGAGGACGGACCGCCAGCGCCAATTATTTCAATAATATGTACGATAATATCCAGCAGTTCACGGGACTCCCCGATGAAATAAACCAGCTTAAGAGCAACTATAACCAAACCCTGCAAGAGCTTGATAAAGCCAAGATCGCTTCCGAACGGCTGCAGCAGCAAAATCTGACGCTGGCGGAGCAGAACTCCAATCTTGCAGAGCAGAACCAGCAATTAACCCAAATGGTAAGCCAGTTACAGGAGGCTGAAGCCGCACGAAAGCGCGGGGCGGAACGTTTAAAAACGGTAGCGATCACCGCCGTGGCGTTAGCTGCCGGATACTTCGTCATCATTCGCGTCCTGCGATTCGGCATGCGCCGAACGAACCGTTCGAGATAG